Part of the Petrotoga olearia DSM 13574 genome, AGTTTAATAAACTTAAACGATGAATATATAAGAAAGTATTTCACAAAAATAGGAGAAGATAAATACCAAATAAAAGATTTCATCAAAAATAATGTTACTTTCAATAAAATGAACCTCCTATTTGACGATTTTGAAAAAAATTTTGACTTAATCATATGTAGAAATGTTGTCATATACTTTGACAACGATGCTAAAGATAAGCTATACAAAAAATTCTACGATGCCTTGAATCCTGGAGGAGTCCTGTTTGTTGGTTCCACAGAAAGAATTTTCAACTACAAGGGTTTTGGCTTTACTTCCATTGCTCCTTTTTTTTATAAAAAATGATCTTGTAGATAGAGGGTGGGCTGCGGGGCGAAGCCATATTCCTTTATCCTTATGGGTGGACTGCGGGGCGAAGGGGCGCTGAAAGAAGCTTTAGGGATTTTAAAATCAAAATGTTTAGGAGGAAATAAATGAAAAATATAAAAACTATGACAATGGAATGGACAGGAAACAGTCTAATCTTGATAGATCAGAGGTATTTACCCCTCGAAGAAAAGTATGTAGAATGTAGAAATTATCTTGATGTTGCCAACTCAATAAAAGATATGGTAGTAAGAGGAGCTCCTGCTATAGGAGCAAGTGCTGCGTTTGGCTTCGTTTTAGGGGCAAAAGAGTTTTCGCATCTTTCTGACAAGAATCTATTTTTAAACAAATTAGAAGAAGTAAAAAACAGTTTATCTAAAACCCGACCTACCGCAGTAAACTTATTTTGGGCGTTAAACAGAATGGATAAACTTTTAAAAGAAAGCTTACAGAATAAAGAAACAAATGACATTGTAGGGATATTGGAAGAAGAAGCCTTAAAAATCGCATATGAAGATATTGAAATAAATAAACAGATCGGTAAGAACGGAGAATCTTTATTAAACGATGGGGACACTGTTTTAACACATTGCAATGCAGGAGCTTTAGCAACCGTTGATTATGGAACCGCTTTAGGGGTTATTAGAGCAGCCGTAGAGAATGGAAAAAACATCCAGGTCTTTGCGGATGAAACGAGGCCCTACCTTCAAGGAGCAAGATTGACCGTTTGGGAATTGATTAAAAGCGGTATCAAAACAACACTAATTACAGACAATATGGCAGGTTGGGTAATGAAACAAGGAAAAATAAACGCTGTAATAGTAGGAGCCGATAGAATCGCTCGTAACGGTGACGTTGCAAACAAAATTGGAACTTATTCTGTAGCTGTTCTAGCAAAAAGACATGGTATTCCTTTTTATGTAGCTGCTCCTCTTTCAACTATAGACATAGAAACAAAAAATGGTGAAGGTATCCCCATTGAAGAAAGAAACCACAACGAGGTAAGATTTTGTCACAAAACTCGTTTAGTACCAGAAGATGTAAATGTTTACAACCCCGCCTTTGATGTAACTCCAAATGAATTAGTTACGGCTATAATTACCGAAAAGAAAGTCCTAAGACCTCCCTATGAAAAAAACATAGTGGAAGTGGCCACCCTTTGAAAATACTTGTAATTAGTGATCTACACATTCCTATAAAATCAGATTTGAAAAGTCTAGACAAATTAAATATTGGGCTTTATGATCAAATATTCTTACTTGGAGATATCGTAGAAATCGAAGTGTTGAATTACTTAGAAAATCAAAAGCCCATACTTCATGCTGTGTATGGAAATATGGATGATTTTTATATAAAAAATCGACTTCCTGAAAAATTGTATTTAGAATTATTCGGCAAAAAAATAGGTCTTATACACGGTCACCAAACCGGTCCAGCTGTACCTGATAAGCTTTTGAAATACTTAAAAAAAAGGATCGATTTGATG contains:
- a CDS encoding metallophosphoesterase family protein: MKILVISDLHIPIKSDLKSLDKLNIGLYDQIFLLGDIVEIEVLNYLENQKPILHAVYGNMDDFYIKNRLPEKLYLELFGKKIGLIHGHQTGPAVPDKLLKYLKKRIDLMVFGHSHHQEKFEIEDTLILNPGAFCEGDYAEIELNESILEIKLLHL
- the mtnA gene encoding S-methyl-5-thioribose-1-phosphate isomerase, with amino-acid sequence MKNIKTMTMEWTGNSLILIDQRYLPLEEKYVECRNYLDVANSIKDMVVRGAPAIGASAAFGFVLGAKEFSHLSDKNLFLNKLEEVKNSLSKTRPTAVNLFWALNRMDKLLKESLQNKETNDIVGILEEEALKIAYEDIEINKQIGKNGESLLNDGDTVLTHCNAGALATVDYGTALGVIRAAVENGKNIQVFADETRPYLQGARLTVWELIKSGIKTTLITDNMAGWVMKQGKINAVIVGADRIARNGDVANKIGTYSVAVLAKRHGIPFYVAAPLSTIDIETKNGEGIPIEERNHNEVRFCHKTRLVPEDVNVYNPAFDVTPNELVTAIITEKKVLRPPYEKNIVEVATL